The Bernardetia litoralis DSM 6794 genome includes a window with the following:
- a CDS encoding leucine--tRNA ligase, with protein sequence MEYNPRLIEPKWQLQWEEKEVYKVENDTTKPKYYVLDMFPYPSGSGLHVGHPLGYIASDILSRFKRLKGFNVLHPMGFDSFGLPAEQYAIETGQHPAITTAQNIQTFKSQFDKIGFSFDWEREVRTSNPDYYRWTQWIFKQLFESFYNNDTERAEEIQKLITIFETEGNQKVNAACNDDTPSFSATEWTKFTEKEKSDVLLKYRLAYKSEATVNWCAELGSVLAHDEIKDGLSERGGYPVERKKMPQWMMRTTAYSERLLSGLEQVEWSDALKEMQKNWIGKSYGAELSFQIEENKENTKSDELKELTAFTTRPDTIYGVTYIALAPELEIIDELTTKEQKTAVEEYVKVAKNRSERERQTEVKTVSGVFTGSYVINPISGKRTPIWVADYVLSGYGTGVVMGVPSSDERDFRFATHFDLEIIKVIKETKTDSTGNVLEAYTEKEGEIINSDFLNGMSIKDAIKAATQKLEEKKAGTGKVNFRLRDAAFGRQRYWGEPIPIYYKDGIPHSLPDSELPLMLPEVDSYKPTAEGEPPLGRAEAFTYQGKYPYELTTMPGWAGSSWYFLRYADPQNMRVFAAKETVDYWNQVDVYVGGAEHAVGHLLYSRFFTKFLHDKGFLNFDEPFKKLVNQGMIQGKSSLVYRISGFQVYLSEGIYQQIEKLTSDAEKIEGINQVAGHEAIPAHTKISISPLHVPVSMVKDDILDIKKYQKFRPETENAEFITEENGNFICASQVEKMSKRLHNVVNPDDVVSEYSADALRLYEMFLGPLEYSKPWDTSGIDGVQKFLRKVWRLFYNNDGDLVLSDDKPTKEEFKTLHKTIKKVEDDIERLSLNTSVSAFMICVNELTSMKCHKREILEPFLVILSSFAPHITEELWHIALGKDTSIIKTEFPAFDESYLKENEFEYPISINGKVRTKMSFSLETPKEEIEKQVLETEIVQKWLEGKTPKRFILVPKKIVNIVI encoded by the coding sequence ATGGAATACAATCCACGCCTTATCGAACCCAAATGGCAATTACAATGGGAAGAAAAAGAGGTTTATAAAGTTGAAAACGATACTACAAAACCAAAATATTATGTCTTAGATATGTTTCCTTATCCTTCGGGTTCTGGGCTTCATGTTGGTCATCCACTTGGTTATATTGCTTCAGATATTTTGAGTAGATTCAAACGTTTGAAAGGTTTTAATGTACTTCATCCAATGGGTTTTGATTCTTTTGGGCTTCCTGCCGAGCAATACGCTATCGAAACAGGACAACACCCAGCCATCACAACAGCACAAAATATTCAAACTTTCAAATCACAGTTTGATAAAATAGGTTTTTCATTTGATTGGGAAAGAGAAGTTCGTACCTCAAATCCAGATTATTATCGTTGGACACAATGGATTTTCAAACAACTTTTTGAGTCATTCTATAATAATGATACAGAAAGAGCAGAAGAAATTCAAAAACTAATCACAATTTTTGAAACAGAAGGAAATCAGAAAGTAAATGCAGCCTGTAATGATGATACACCCTCTTTTTCTGCAACAGAATGGACTAAATTTACAGAAAAAGAAAAATCAGATGTTTTATTAAAATATCGTTTGGCTTACAAATCAGAGGCAACGGTAAATTGGTGTGCAGAATTGGGTTCTGTTTTGGCACATGATGAAATAAAAGATGGACTTTCAGAACGTGGTGGTTATCCTGTCGAAAGAAAAAAAATGCCTCAATGGATGATGCGTACAACAGCTTATTCAGAACGTCTTTTGAGTGGTTTGGAGCAAGTAGAATGGTCGGATGCACTCAAAGAAATGCAAAAAAATTGGATTGGAAAATCGTATGGTGCAGAGCTAAGTTTTCAAATTGAAGAAAATAAAGAAAATACAAAAAGCGATGAATTGAAAGAGCTTACTGCTTTTACTACTCGCCCTGATACAATTTATGGAGTTACTTATATTGCCCTTGCGCCAGAGCTTGAAATAATTGACGAGCTTACCACAAAAGAGCAAAAAACAGCCGTAGAAGAGTATGTAAAAGTCGCCAAAAACCGTTCGGAAAGAGAGCGTCAGACAGAAGTAAAAACTGTTTCAGGTGTCTTTACAGGAAGTTATGTAATCAATCCAATTTCTGGAAAAAGAACACCTATTTGGGTAGCTGATTATGTTCTTTCTGGCTATGGAACTGGTGTTGTGATGGGTGTTCCTTCATCAGACGAACGAGACTTTCGTTTTGCTACTCATTTTGATTTGGAAATTATTAAGGTAATCAAAGAAACCAAAACAGACTCAACTGGAAATGTTTTGGAAGCCTACACAGAAAAAGAAGGCGAAATAATAAACTCTGATTTTCTTAATGGAATGTCTATAAAAGATGCTATCAAAGCAGCTACTCAAAAATTAGAAGAGAAAAAAGCAGGAACAGGAAAAGTAAACTTTAGGTTGCGTGATGCAGCTTTTGGTCGTCAAAGATATTGGGGTGAGCCAATTCCAATTTATTATAAAGATGGAATTCCTCATTCTTTACCTGATTCTGAATTGCCTTTAATGCTTCCTGAAGTGGATAGTTATAAGCCAACAGCAGAAGGCGAGCCACCTCTAGGACGTGCAGAAGCATTTACTTATCAAGGAAAATATCCTTACGAACTTACCACAATGCCAGGTTGGGCAGGTTCTTCTTGGTATTTCTTGCGTTATGCCGACCCTCAAAATATGCGTGTTTTTGCTGCAAAAGAAACCGTAGATTATTGGAATCAAGTAGATGTTTATGTCGGTGGTGCAGAACATGCAGTAGGTCATTTGTTGTATTCTCGTTTCTTTACAAAATTTTTACACGATAAAGGATTTTTGAATTTTGATGAGCCATTCAAAAAATTGGTTAATCAAGGAATGATTCAAGGAAAATCTAGTTTGGTATATCGTATTAGTGGTTTTCAAGTTTATTTGAGTGAAGGAATTTATCAACAAATCGAAAAACTTACTTCTGATGCCGAAAAAATTGAAGGAATCAATCAAGTAGCAGGACACGAAGCTATTCCAGCACATACAAAGATAAGTATTAGTCCTCTGCACGTTCCTGTAAGTATGGTAAAAGATGATATTTTGGATATTAAAAAGTATCAAAAATTCAGACCAGAAACAGAAAATGCTGAATTTATAACAGAAGAAAATGGCAATTTTATTTGTGCTTCGCAAGTAGAAAAAATGTCAAAACGTCTTCATAATGTTGTAAATCCTGATGATGTAGTTTCAGAATATAGTGCTGATGCGCTGCGTTTGTATGAAATGTTTTTAGGGCCACTTGAATATTCTAAGCCTTGGGATACAAGTGGAATTGATGGCGTTCAGAAATTTTTAAGAAAAGTTTGGCGTTTGTTTTATAATAATGATGGCGATTTGGTTTTAAGTGATGACAAGCCAACAAAAGAAGAGTTCAAAACACTTCATAAAACTATCAAAAAAGTAGAAGATGATATTGAGCGTTTGTCTTTAAATACTTCTGTAAGTGCATTTATGATTTGTGTAAACGAACTTACTTCTATGAAATGTCACAAAAGAGAGATTTTAGAGCCATTTTTGGTTATTCTTTCTTCTTTTGCACCCCATATTACAGAAGAACTTTGGCATATTGCTCTAGGAAAAGATACTTCTATTATCAAAACAGAATTTCCAGCTTTTGATGAAAGTTATTTGAAGGAAAATGAATTTGAGTATCCAATTTCGATAAATGGAAAGGTTCGTACTAAAATGTCTTTCTCTTTAGAAACTCCAAAAGAAGAGATAGAAAAGCAAGTTTTAGAAACTGAAATAGTTCAAAAATGGCTAGAAGGAAAAACACCAAAACGTTTTATTTTAGTGCCTAAGAAAATTGTGAATATTGTGATTTAG
- a CDS encoding phosphatase PAP2 family protein has protein sequence MTFIEKLDQLDKQLLLFLNGLHHPFMDDLMWYISLKYTWIPLYLGLVFLFYKLFGMKHFWKIVLGILISVALADQFASGFCKPFFERFRPSHSPEIQNLVYILRDYRGGKYGFISSHASTTFGLSFFVFLSLKRFNEKYNWVKILRYGSLFWAALVAYSRVYLGVHYVGDILAGATAGILIAWFVFWIYNLLEKRFSVPLQKTSDSFLE, from the coding sequence ATGACTTTTATAGAAAAACTAGACCAACTAGACAAACAACTTTTATTATTTCTGAACGGCTTGCATCATCCTTTTATGGATGATTTGATGTGGTACATTTCTCTAAAATATACATGGATTCCTCTTTATTTAGGATTAGTTTTTCTGTTTTACAAACTTTTCGGAATGAAGCATTTTTGGAAAATTGTTTTGGGGATTCTTATTTCAGTGGCTTTAGCAGACCAATTTGCATCTGGCTTTTGCAAACCTTTTTTTGAACGTTTTCGTCCTTCACACAGTCCAGAAATTCAAAACTTAGTTTATATCTTGAGAGATTATAGAGGAGGAAAATATGGTTTTATTTCTTCTCATGCTTCTACAACTTTTGGTCTTTCCTTTTTTGTTTTTCTATCTTTAAAGCGATTTAATGAAAAATATAATTGGGTAAAAATCTTGCGTTATGGTTCTCTTTTTTGGGCTGCTTTGGTAGCTTATTCTCGTGTGTATTTGGGTGTGCATTATGTAGGCGATATTTTGGCAGGTGCAACAGCAGGGATTTTGATAGCATGGTTTGTTTTTTGGATTTATAACTTATTAGAAAAACGTTTTTCTGTACCTTTACAAAAAACTTCTGATAGTTTTTTAGAATAA
- a CDS encoding DUF3078 domain-containing protein, whose product MKQFHFSLITFSVLFFSLFTFSVSAQDTPTDTTSIWKKGGSFSATFANVGLSNWAGGGQSSIALGAILNLNATRKTEKSTWENILTVQYGMARVGESDFNLFKKTDDNFQFDSKYSYNLGKNWSSGTSMNFRTQMASGYFFDRDSLGEERQGQLLSKFLSPGYLLFATGIRYETKIFNVRYSPLAAKFTFVMDDSLANVGAFGVDEGKNVRSEFGSNFDAGLTYDVMENVKLSSTLNLFANYEHLSQIDVNWENLIVFKVNKFLTTSFSTQLIYDHDVLIPQEEDGVAERAIQFKHVLNINVGYTF is encoded by the coding sequence ATGAAACAATTCCACTTCTCACTTATTACATTTAGTGTCCTGTTTTTTAGCTTATTTACCTTTTCAGTATCTGCACAAGATACTCCAACAGATACAACATCAATTTGGAAAAAAGGAGGCTCATTTTCTGCTACTTTTGCTAATGTTGGCTTGAGCAACTGGGCTGGTGGTGGACAAAGTTCAATTGCCTTGGGTGCAATTTTGAACTTAAATGCTACACGAAAAACAGAAAAATCTACTTGGGAAAATATCTTAACTGTTCAATACGGAATGGCACGAGTAGGAGAAAGCGATTTTAATTTATTCAAAAAAACAGATGATAATTTTCAATTTGATTCTAAATATAGCTATAATTTAGGCAAAAATTGGAGTAGTGGAACATCAATGAATTTCCGTACTCAGATGGCTTCAGGTTACTTTTTTGATAGAGATTCTTTAGGTGAAGAAAGACAAGGACAGCTTCTTTCAAAATTCCTTTCACCTGGTTATTTGCTTTTTGCAACTGGTATTCGTTATGAAACTAAGATTTTTAATGTTCGTTATTCGCCTTTGGCTGCAAAATTTACATTTGTAATGGATGATTCATTGGCTAATGTTGGTGCTTTTGGAGTAGATGAAGGCAAAAATGTACGTTCAGAATTTGGTTCTAACTTTGATGCTGGACTTACTTATGATGTAATGGAAAATGTAAAATTAAGCTCTACACTTAATCTTTTTGCAAACTACGAACACCTTTCTCAAATTGATGTAAACTGGGAAAATTTAATTGTATTCAAAGTAAATAAATTTCTTACAACAAGTTTTTCTACTCAGCTTATTTATGACCATGATGTTTTGATTCCTCAAGAAGAAGATGGAGTCGCAGAAAGAGCAATTCAATTCAAACATGTTTTGAATATTAATGTAGGTTATACTTTCTAA
- a CDS encoding DUF6438 domain-containing protein produces the protein MKNHFLLFALFSSLLLCSSLFFSCKPAKTESFFELKYAKTACKGRCPVFDLTIKEDQMVIFNGRQYTTIVGIVQIKLSDEKFQILQNLIEESQFLETDPIGYNRPFDIPMTTLEISKGQKHKKQITYLEKPQNIEPILAFLDMLVIELQADSK, from the coding sequence ATGAAAAACCATTTCTTACTCTTCGCTTTATTCTCTTCTCTACTTCTTTGTAGCAGTTTATTTTTTTCTTGCAAACCTGCCAAAACAGAAAGCTTTTTTGAATTAAAATATGCAAAAACGGCTTGTAAAGGGCGTTGTCCTGTTTTTGATTTGACAATTAAGGAAGACCAAATGGTAATTTTTAATGGAAGACAATACACAACTATTGTCGGAATTGTACAGATAAAATTATCTGATGAAAAATTCCAAATATTGCAAAATTTAATAGAAGAGAGTCAGTTTTTAGAAACAGACCCAATTGGTTATAATCGTCCGTTTGATATTCCTATGACAACTTTAGAAATCTCTAAAGGACAAAAACACAAAAAACAAATAACATATTTGGAAAAACCTCAAAACATAGAGCCTATACTTGCTTTTTTGGATATGTTAGTTATTGAATTACAAGCAGATAGCAAATAA